The Rhodamnia argentea isolate NSW1041297 chromosome 10, ASM2092103v1, whole genome shotgun sequence sequence ACTAATGCTTAGCCCTTAACTATGAAATGTTGAAAAGTAGCATCTACCACACTAAAGTTCATCTTTTcaacaagaaaagaacaatCATGGGTGTCACTGTTCTTTAGCAAATGCTTTCCAAAATACCTTATGAAACTTTGTTGACTTATGGTAAATGGTTGCAATATGCCCATGAACAAGCTAACCCTGGTGCATGTTCTCATATGGACACCCTATCACTCCTCTAACAAGAATGTGGATTTTCAGTCAATTCAATGCGTCTTACCACTCCATTCATGGCATCCAAAGCCGACTCCATGGCCTCTGCAGATTCAAAGGAGATAAATCCAAATCCTCGGGATTTTCCAGAATCGCGGTCATATACAACCTTTGCACTCAGCAGGCCTGGCTGGTCAGCAAATGCGTCTCTGAGACCTTGGGAAGTGAGGCCCCACCCAAGGTTTCCTGCATAGATTTTGTGGGGGCTGTCCACGAAGCTACGGTTGCTATTTCGAATCCTCGGTCCCATTACTTCCCTTTCACCTCCTTTTGGCACTTCGGGGAAGTTTACCTTGACTGTTCTGCCACCAAGTTGCTGTTTGAACATGATGAAAAAGAAACTAACATTAATTTTCTTCGTCTTGCAAACCAGCCCACACGTCATTTCAGTGTCACAGATAATCAACAAAAtacgagagaagaagaaagaagcaaacatTCAACCCACAACACACTACCGCCAGAGCGAAAGCAACTCCTAATAGATGCATCCATTGAAGCAACCTTCACCAGCTATATGGCAAAGATTATTTTGGAAATGCTCGATAAACAATTAATACAGCTTAGAAATGCTAATAATAATTGTGAATGGGTGAGCATTTAGCAATATAACACCAAACAACATAAGAATATATACTATGCTCCGCACATTCAGTTTCAGAATTTACAAAGCCTCATCAAAAAGTCGCCACCAATGTAAAAACGGATCAGTCAGCCTAGACTGATATAACATCCAACAATTTCCTGCATCCAAATTAACACACTGATTGCTATCGCAAGCAACTTCTAACCGTTACTTTTGAGAAAACATCCACGTTACTCCATCTAAAAGCAAATAAAGTACACACCAAACATTTCTCCCTGAGCAGGTTCCAATTCTTCATGACCTAGTTTACATTAGCTAGTGTTCGACAGAAGGCAAGAAACGACACATCTGACAAGGGCACAAACAGGGCGACATCTATTTCACAGTTAAGGCCACAATTCAATTCATGCATCAAGAACCACCTTAAGTGCGAATGGTCATGGGTTTGGGTGGGGAGTGCTTACAGATCCATCAAACATCCGAATGGCCTCTTGAGCTTCTTCCACACTCTCCATGGTGACAAACGCGAAGCCCCTGCTCCTATCCGTCACTCGATCATAAACAACCTGAAACGACCCAGCCATGAACACACAAAAAGGAATCAATTTTCAAGAACCCAGTAACCAAAAATCTTCAAAACATgaacaaacaagaaaacaacaaaGAGCCGAAATGCAATACAAAAGCAGAAGGGTACGAACCTCCACATTTATCACACGCCCAGCCTCCTCAAAAACCTCAGCCAACTGAGAAGAATTCATGGAATAAGGCAAGTTCCCCACGTACAACCTCCCGTAACCACGCGAAGAACCCGAGATTCTCTCCTCGTCCccgctctcctctccctcttcctcatcGTTAGAGCTCTCGAGCAGCTCCTCTGCCTCTTCTGGGTCCTCTTCCTCCGATCCCGCGACGCCGTCTTCGGATTCGAACCCGTCGAACGCAGCCGAAAGAAGGGGGCGGCGAGGGATGGAGATGAGTTTCAAAGAGCCGAAAACGGAGGCTGAGGATTTGAGGGCGAGGAGGTGGAGAGCGGGGGGTTTTGGAGGGAAGTGGGAGG is a genomic window containing:
- the LOC115757632 gene encoding 33 kDa ribonucleoprotein, chloroplastic, with translation MSTSSLSMAAPPSLCNKTPSSAHSFAPTPVSFPSHFPPKPPALHLLALKSSASVFGSLKLISIPRRPLLSAAFDGFESEDGVAGSEEEDPEEAEELLESSNDEEEGEESGDEERISGSSRGYGRLYVGNLPYSMNSSQLAEVFEEAGRVINVEVVYDRVTDRSRGFAFVTMESVEEAQEAIRMFDGSQLGGRTVKVNFPEVPKGGEREVMGPRIRNSNRSFVDSPHKIYAGNLGWGLTSQGLRDAFADQPGLLSAKVVYDRDSGKSRGFGFISFESAEAMESALDAMNGVEVEGRPLRLNLAANRASPAPLDRNASSNLDSSELISSISS